A region from the Variovorax paradoxus genome encodes:
- a CDS encoding FKBP-type peptidyl-prolyl cis-trans isomerase: MPTTPSGLQYEDTTVGDGAEAKAGQHVHVHYTGWLYNDGVQGAKFDSSRDRNDPFAFSLGAGQVIKGWDEGVAGMKIGGKRTLIIPASLGYGARGAGGVIPPNATLKFDVELLDAH, from the coding sequence ATGCCTACCACTCCCTCCGGCCTGCAATACGAAGACACCACCGTGGGCGACGGCGCAGAAGCCAAGGCCGGCCAGCACGTGCACGTGCACTACACCGGCTGGCTCTACAACGACGGCGTGCAAGGCGCCAAGTTCGATTCGAGCCGCGACCGCAACGACCCGTTCGCGTTCTCGCTGGGCGCAGGCCAGGTCATCAAGGGCTGGGACGAAGGCGTTGCCGGCATGAAGATCGGCGGCAAGCGCACGCTGATCATTCCCGCGTCGCTGGGCTATGGCGCACGCGGCGCGGGCGGCGTGATCCCGCCCAACGCCACGCTCAAGTTCGACGTCGAACTGCTCGACGCGCACTGA
- the grpE gene encoding nucleotide exchange factor GrpE: MSDPQQSAQNSQMLQGEPSPEELEAAQAANEAEAQDALAVAQGELAALQAKNAELSDQYLRAQADVQNARRRADDEITKARKFAVEAFAESLLPVTDSLEAGLAIKDATPEQIREGAEATLRQLKSALERNKVIEVAPAPGTRFDPHQHQAISVVPAPEQEPNTVVSVLQKGYTINDRVLRPALVTVSAPK, translated from the coding sequence ATGTCCGACCCGCAACAATCCGCACAGAATTCGCAAATGCTGCAAGGCGAGCCAAGCCCCGAAGAACTGGAAGCCGCACAGGCTGCCAACGAAGCCGAGGCGCAGGACGCGCTCGCCGTTGCCCAGGGCGAACTTGCTGCCCTCCAGGCCAAGAATGCCGAGCTGTCCGACCAGTACCTGCGCGCCCAAGCCGACGTCCAGAACGCCCGCCGCCGCGCCGACGACGAAATCACCAAGGCGCGCAAGTTCGCCGTCGAGGCCTTTGCCGAGAGCCTGCTGCCGGTGACCGACAGCCTCGAAGCCGGCCTGGCCATCAAGGACGCCACCCCCGAGCAGATCCGCGAAGGCGCCGAAGCCACGCTGCGCCAGCTCAAAAGCGCGCTCGAACGCAACAAGGTGATCGAGGTGGCTCCAGCCCCCGGCACCAGGTTCGATCCGCACCAGCACCAGGCCATCTCGGTGGTGCCCGCTCCCGAGCAGGAGCCCAACACCGTGGTGAGCGTGCTCCAGAAGGGCTACACCATCAACGACCGCGTGCTGCGCCCGGCGCTGGTCACGGTCAGCGCGCCGAAGTAA
- a CDS encoding winged helix-turn-helix transcriptional regulator, producing MSTKENAAVSQLLALLEARYALRVLWALRDGHAQTFRLLQDSVGSITPNTLNTRIKELREAGLVSHGGDGYSLTVSGQDLLKRLSDLQAFAGKWQLGQVKKAAAPAPPAPSSNSPSAPPSSSSPGAAPSPAPAASSPSSSVPPLDTGN from the coding sequence ATGAGTACCAAGGAAAACGCAGCCGTCAGCCAGCTGCTCGCGCTGCTCGAGGCCCGCTACGCACTTCGCGTGCTCTGGGCGCTGCGCGATGGGCACGCACAGACCTTCCGGCTGCTGCAGGACAGCGTCGGCAGCATCACCCCCAACACGCTCAACACCCGCATCAAGGAGCTGCGCGAGGCCGGCCTCGTGAGCCATGGCGGCGATGGCTACAGCCTCACGGTGAGCGGACAAGACCTTCTCAAGCGGCTCTCGGATCTGCAGGCCTTCGCGGGCAAATGGCAGCTGGGCCAGGTCAAGAAGGCGGCGGCGCCCGCCCCCCCTGCGCCTTCGTCGAATTCGCCTTCGGCGCCTCCTTCTTCCTCTTCCCCTGGCGCAGCGCCCTCTCCCGCGCCTGCTGCGTCGTCTCCGTCTTCCTCCGTCCCGCCTCTTGACACTGGCAATTGA